The Faecalibacterium sp. I3-3-33 DNA window TCATCGAGCACATGGCAGACCTTGTCAAGGAAAAGCGCATCGAGGGCATTACCGGCCTGAACGATGAGACCAACCGCAAGGGTATGCGCATCGTGGTGGATATCCGCAAGGACGCCAATGCACAGGTCATCCTGAACCAGCTGTACCAGTACACCCAGCTGCAGGATACCGTGGGCGTCATTATGCTGGCTATCGACCACAAGGTGCCCAAGGTGCTCACCCTGAAGCAGATGCTGCAGAAGTATGTGGAGTTTCAGGACGAAGTGGTGCGCCGCCGCACCCAGTACGACCTGAAAAAGGCCAAGGAGCGCGCCCACATTCTGGAAGGTCTGAAAAAGGCTACCGACATCGTGGACGAGCTCATCGCCACCATCCGCGCCTGCAAGGGCGGCATGGCAGAAGCCAAAGCTGCCATCATGGAGCAGTTCGGCTTTGACGACCCGCAGGCAGACGCCATCGTCAAATTGCAGCTGGGTCGTCTGGCCGGTCTGGAGATCTTGAAGATCGAGGAAGAACTGGCCAGCCTGCAGGCCAAGATCGAGGACTGGGAAGCCATTCTGGCCGATGACGCCCGGGTGCTTGCCATCGTCAAGGACGAGCTGCTGGAAATGAAGAAGCGCTTCGGCGACGAGCGCCGCACCGAGATCCAGTCCGTGACCGGTGAGGTGGATATCGAGGATCTGATCGCCGAGGAGCAGTGCGTCTACACCCTGACCGAGGCCGGTTATATCAAGCGTCAGCTCAAGGCCACCTATCAGGCACAGCGCCGTGGCGGACGCGGTATCTCCGGCATGACCCGCAAGGAAGAGGACATCGTGCAGGAGATGTTCGTAGGTTCCACCCACGACTATGTGCTCTTTGTCACCGACCGTGGCCGCCTGTTCCGCATCAAGGGCTACACCATTGCCGAGGGCAGCCGCACCAGCAAGGGCATGAATATCGTCAACCTGCTGCAGCTGGCTGAGGGCGAAAAGGTCACCAACATGATCTGCCAGAGCAAGGATGCCGAGCAGTCGGGCGGCTATGTGACCATGGTCACCAAGCAGGGTCTGATCAAGCGCACCCCGCTGGAACAGTACGCCAACATCCGCAAGAGCGGCCTGATCGGCATTGCCCTGAACGAGGGCGACGCCTTGGCATGGACCCGCCTGACCTCCGGCCACGATATGCTCATCGTTGCCACCCGCAACGGTCAGGCCATCCGCTTCAACGAGGAGAACGCCCGCCCGATGGGCCGTAACGGCCATGGCGTGCGCGCCATCCGTCTGGCAGAGGGTGACGAAGTTGTCGGCGTGTGCATCTGCCGCGAGGGCGGCACGGTGCTGACCGTGACCGAGAACGGCAAGGGACGCCGCTCAGATATCGACACCTACCGCATCACCGCCCGCGGCGGCAAGGGCATCCGCAACTACGATGTGAGCCGCGACAAGGTAGCCGCTGTGAAGATCGTGGATGACGTGGACGATGTGCTGCTGAGCAGTCAGGAGGGCATCATCATCCGTCTGCACGCCAACGAGATCCCGCTGCAGAGCCGCTACGGCTCCGGCGTGCGGGTGATGCGTCTGGGTGAGAACGACAAGGTGATGGTGCTGGCACGCACCGACCACGACGATGAGGCACAGACCGAGAAGATCGACGCTTCCGAAGCCGATGCCGAGCCCACCGCCGAGCAGCTGGCGGAGATGGAAGCTGCCGACGCAGCTGCCGCCACCGAAGCCCCGGAGGCAGACCCCGAAGAGAAGGAATAATAGATCAGCGCACGCGGAAATTCTTTTTCCGCTGAATCGCTGCAAAGCCCACGCAGGCCGTATGCTTGCCCGCGTGGGCTTTTTTGCAGCACCGGCACAGCGGACGAAACGAAAAGTGAGGAAGGCAGATGGCAGAGAAAAAATGCCCGGAGATCAGTGTGATCGTTCCGGTGTACAAGGTGGAAAAATACCTGAACGAGTGCATAAACTCGATCCTTGCGCAGACGTTTGCACAGTTTGAGCTGATCCTTGTGGACGATGGCTCTCCGGACGGCTGCCCTGCCCTGTGCGATGCTGCCGCTTTGCGGGACGACCGTGTGCGGGTGATCCATCAGAAGAACGGCGGTGTGGGGGCTGCGCGCAATACCGGTCTGGATGCCGCAAAGGGAAAGTGGATCACCTTTGTGGACTCGGACGATACCGTTGCGCCGCGCTATCTGGAAGCGATGTATCGAAAAGCAGTAGCAGAGCAGGCGGATGCAGCCGTCTGCGATTTTCGGCTGACGGACGAAAGCGGCAAAGACAAGCACCGCGTGGAACGCTTGATAAAAGACGAAACGCTGACCCGGCACGAAGTGCTCAGCAAGATGATGCTGGCACCGTTTCCGGGAATGTGCTGCAAGCTGTACCGCACGGAACTGATCGGCGCACATCGTTTTGGAAACAGAACGATCGGCGAGGATGCGACCTTTCAGGTCGAGGTCTTTTCGGAGGCAAATAAAGTGGTCTGCATTGCACAGGCTCTGTATGACTACCGGCAGGTCACGGAAAGCGCTATGCACAGCAAGCGCACCGTGCGGAATTTGGAAGATCAGGTGGCGGCGAACTATGCCATGTTCACCTGTGCCCGGGAGCAGGGACTGACGGACGTGCTGTGCGTATATTACTGGCTCATCGTAAAGTATTTTGTACAGAACTGGCGCGCCATCACCCCGGCAGAGCGCAAAAGCCCGCAGGCACAAAGGGCACTGGAATGCCGCCGCACCGCATGGCAGCAGCTGAAGCAGAGCGGCGCAGTGACCCCTGCACACGTCTTTCAGGCAGCGGTGCACCGTGTCGCACCGGCGCTGTACCTCAAGTTGAAGCACTGAGTGGAAACCCCTCCTGTGAAAATGGGTTTCAGGAAAGTCCGCAGACTTTCCTGAAACCCGAAATTATAAATAATTCTTCCGCTATTGATGTGCAGCAACGACGACGACCGCCGCCAGCGGCGGAAGCAGGGAGGAGTTGTTGGGGCAGCGGCCAGCAAGACGCGAGTGCCGCCCAAGGCACGAAGCGGATGCTGGGTGCCGCAACCCGGAAGCAGCGGAGCACATTTAAAATCGTTTCACCGTCAGGTTTGTCTGGACTTCCCCTTAAAACTGTGCTAGAATAAACAAAATCACAATACCCGTGGGGGAGTAGCAGGCGCTTTGCAGAGCGCAGCAAGTCAACATAATGGCCGCTTTCCGGTCTGGCTTGCTTTCATTTGCGAGACTCATGTGTTTTGGTGCGTGTTTGCTGCGCCCGTGCACATGGAGTGGATCTCAAAAAATCACCCGGTCCCGGACGTACAACGCGCCCGGGGCCGGGTTTTGTTTTGGTTTGGAATACGGTCAACAAACAGGAGGCAGACAGAATGGAATGGAGTTTTGTGTTTTTTCTCAACAGCGTTTTGCTGGGCGTGGGGCTTGCGATGGATGCGTTTTCGGTGTCTATGGCAAACGGTCTGCATGACCCTAAGATGACGAAAAGCACCATGGTGAAGATCGCGGGCACTTTCGGCCTTTTTCAGGCCGCGATGCCCATGATCGGCTGGGTATGCGTGCACACCATCGTGGAGCTGTTCGCGTCCTTTGAAAGCCTGATCCCGTGGATCGCGCTGGCGCTGCTGGGCTACATCGGCGGCAAGATGCTGCTGGACGGCATCCATGGCGAAGAAGCCGAGGAGGCGGCAGAACTCAGCGCCGGGGCACTGTTCATGCAGGGCGTGGCTACCAGCATCGATGCCCTCTCGGTGGGCTTCACCATCTCGGAATACGGCTGGCTGATGGCGCTTACCGCTGCCGTTATCATTGCGGTGGTCACCTTTTTTATCTGCATGGTGGGTCTGCGTATCGGTAAAAAGTTCGGCACACAGCTTTCCGGCAAGGCCAGTATTCTGGGCGGTGTCATCCTTATCGGCATCGGGCTGGAAATTTTTATCACCGGGGTGTTCTGAATATCAAAAGCCCGGAGCGTCTGCGGACACTCCGGGCTTTTTAACTCGTCTTTGTTCCCCGTGGAACAATTTTGCATTATTTCACGGTCTCCGGCTCAAAAAAGTCGGCGTATTCCTTGGTCAGCTTGCTGCCAAGGCGGCGGATGCCGCCGTACAGGTGCCGCTCCACCAGCGGCTCAAAGGCGGCAAGGTCGCACCGCTCGATGGCGTTCAGCAGGTTGCGGTGGTCGGCGATCACCTCGTCCAGCCCGCCGGTGGTCATGGTGTCCAGCATACGAAACCGGCTGTAATCGGCGTGAGCGTTCTGTAAGGTGCTCCACAGGTACATCTTGTCCATGGCGGCAAACCATGTTTCGTGCAGGCGGCAGTCGGCCTCGTACAGCTTGTTGAAGTCCGGGGTCTCGGCGCGGGCAAGGGCTTCGTAGGCGTCCACCCGTGCGCGGATCTGCGCCCGCTGCGCCGGGGTGGCGATGGGGGCAAAGTCCCGCAGAATGCGCCCCTCCACGGCGGTGCGCTCGTAGATCAGCTCGTCCACGATGCGCCGGTTCAGCCGGGTGACGGTGGTGCCCTTGTAGGGCACGATGCGCACCAGCCCGTTTTCCTGCAATTTTTGCAGCACCACCCGGATCAGGGAGCGCGGCGCACCGAACCGGGCGCACAGCGGGTTCTCGCTCAGCGAAGAGCCGGGACGGATGGTCAGGTCGATGATCTCCCGTTCCAGCACGGCGTAAATTTCGGCATCAGTCTTGTATTGCTGTTCCATATCACTCACCTAGTTGAAATGATGTATTTGCTGCGCAAATATGATGTTGTCCTACGGACAAATGATGTTTTGCTGCTTTGCAGCAAAAATGATGTGTGTCCTGCGGACACAATGCTGGAACGATGCTGCCCGCAGGGCAGCAATTGCCGCCGCAGGCGGCTGCATCATTTCCGGCGAAGCCGGAACATCATTTGTCCCATCGGGACAACATCATATCGCCGCAAGGCGATACATCATTTAAAAAACTCCTTCCACGGTGCGGCGGCGGGCAGGGGCAGAGAAAAGGCCATGGGCTTGCCGGTGTCCGGGTGCACAAAGCGCAGGCCGCAGCTTTGCAGGGCGATGCTGCCCTTCTGGCGGCTGCCGTATTTGCCGTCGCCGTACAGCGGGTGCTTGCGGGAAGCAAACTGCACCCGGATCTGATGGGTGCGCCCGGTGTGCAGGGTGATTTCGGCAAGGCTGCTCTCCCCTGCCGTGGCAAGGATGCGGTATTCCAGCACCGCCTCCCGCACTCCTTTGCGGGGACGGCTGACCGGGAACACCCTGCCCTTGCGGCTGTCCTTGAACAGGTAGTCCCGCAGCACTCCGGCGGCGGGCAGCTGCGCGTCCGGCGCACCGGCGATGACGGCGCGGTACTGCTTGACGAACTGCGGCGCAGCAGCTTTGCCCTCGGCGCGGCCATCCTGCACGGCATAGGCGTCCTGACTTTGGGTCACCTGACGGCTCAGGGCGGCTGCCGCCGCCGGGGTGCGGGCATAGACCATCAACCCGGACACTCCGGTGTCCAGCCGGTGCACCACCCCCACAAAGGCATCAGGTGCGTTCCAGTGCGCCCGCAGCGCGGCGGGCACGCCCTCCTCGCTGGAAAGCCCGGCAGGCTTGTCCAGCACCACAAGGGCGGCGTCCTCGTATAAGATCACAGCTTGCCCTCGGCCAGCAGAGCCTTCAGTTTCAGGATGCCTGCAATGGTTTTGCCGTCCTTGATCTCGCCGCTCATGACCATCTGATATGCCTTTTCCAGCGGCACCCGGTCGGGGGTCAGGAACTCGTCCGCATCAAGGTGCATCTTGGTCTCGTGCAGGCCGGTGGCCACCCAAGTATAGATGACCTCGGTATCGTAGCCCACGGTGGGGTAGAATTCGCCCAGCGAGATGTAGTTGTCGGCGGTCAGGCCGCACTCCTCTTCCAGTTCCCGCTTGGCGGCTGCAAAGGGGTCCTCGCCCTTTTCCAGCTTACCGGCGGGCAGCTCCCACAGCTGCTGCTGCATGGCATAGCGGAACTGCCGCACCATGCAGATGGTGCCGTCCGCAAAATAAGGCAGGATGCAGGCGCCGCCGTGGTGATGCACCACCTCGCGGGTAGCGGTCTTGCCGTTTTCCAGCAGCGCGGTGTCCTTGGTCAGGGTGATGACCCGCCCCTCGAACAGGGTCTCGCTGGAGAGAGTTTTTTCAAAGTGTACAGTATCGTTCATTTACCTTACGCCCCTTTTCCGGCGCTGCGCCGGTTTTATGCTCTCAGTTTACGGCAAAGTGCGGTTTGTTGTCAATAAAGATATGATAAATACAAGAGGGCGGGAGGATTTGGAATGGCCTCCGCTTGCGCTCTGGCCATGTTCAGCGGAAAGAATATTTATAATTTCGCAATTCTGGAAAATCTGCGGATTTTCCAGAATTGCCTTTTCACGGGAGGGGTCGTAACGGGAAACGGCAGCTGCCGCGCTCGCTCCCCCTTGGGGGAGCTGTCGCGCAGCGACTGAGGGGTTATAGATGGAGAAGCGAAAAAAGCGTTAAAGCGCTAGCGCCGACTGGCGCAGCGCTAGCTTTTTTGTGCTTCGACTTCTTCTTCAGGATTGTCAAGGGCGTGTAGCCCTTGGCCCGTTGCGGGGTGGGTGGAGTCCAGAGGTAGGGAGGGGGGAGTCGGAACACCCCTCCCTGCCTCTGGCCCAGCGGAGCGTCCCTGCACGCTTGCGACAAGTAGGAACTTCCCGGCTAAAGTGCAAAGCTTGCGCACGCGCCAGAGGCTCCCTCTTGCGAAAAAAATCACAATTTCTGGAAGCGACGGTGGGCAAAAACCGAAAATCTGCATCACTGCTTGCTTTAGCGCACTAAAGAAAGTACAAAACCGCTAAAAAATTTCTTAATTTTTGGTGCGTTTGTCGGGCGGTTTGCGTTTACTTTATTGCCGGAATCTGCTATTATAGTATACAAGCAATAGTGCCTTTTATGGGGTTCTCCGGTCCCAGCGGGCATATTGCCCCGCGCAAAAGGTACCAAATTCTGAATAATGGAGGAAGAAAAATGCCTAGAGCAAAGCAAACTATGGATGGCAATACCGCTGCCGCCCATGTAGCGTATGCCTACACGGACGTGGCTGCCATCTACCCCATTACCCCGTCTTCTCCGATGGCTGACTCTGTGGACCAGTGGTCTGCAGCCGGCCAGAAGAACATCTTCGGCAATCAGGTCAAGGTCGTTGAGATGGAGTCCGAGGCCGGCGCCGCTGGTGCTGTCCACGGCTCTCTGGGTGCAGGTGCTGTTACCACCACCTTCACCGCTTCTCAGGGCCTGCTGCTGATGATCCCCAATATGTACAAGATCGCTGCTGAGCAGCTGCCCTGCGTGTTCGATGTTTCTGCACGTACCGTTGCTACCCAGTCCCTGAACATCTTCGGTGATCACAGCGACGTTATGGCTTGCCGCCAGACCGGCTTTGCAATGCTGGTCGAGAGCAGCGTGCAGGAAGTTATGGATCTGTCCCCTGTCGCACATCTGTGCGCCATCGAGGGCAAGGTTCCCTTCCTGAACTTCTTCGATGGCTTCCGTACCTCTCACGAGTACCAGAAGATCGAGAAGTGGGACTACGCTGATCTGAAGGAAATGTGCAACATGGAGGCTGTCGAGGAGTTCCGCAAGAAGGCTCTGAACCCCGAGAACCCCAAGATGCGCGGCTCCCACGAGA harbors:
- the gyrA gene encoding DNA gyrase subunit A — its product is MEEDYVMIPGSGTKKIIRDVKKEIETAFLDYSMSVIVSRALPDVRDGLKPVHRRILYTMHERGNDPSHAYRKSADTVGAVLGSYHPHGDASVYDAMVRLAQDFSLRYPLVDGQGNFGSVDGDPPAAYRYTEARMSRMAVEMLTDIEKDTIDWDPNFDETKKEPSVLPCRFPNLLVNGSQGIAVGMATNIPPHNLSEVIDGCIAYIDDPDIDLPGLMEHIKGPDFPTAGIIMGRSGIRAAYATGRGKITLRGRATIEETKNGRTQIVITEIPYMVNKARLIEHMADLVKEKRIEGITGLNDETNRKGMRIVVDIRKDANAQVILNQLYQYTQLQDTVGVIMLAIDHKVPKVLTLKQMLQKYVEFQDEVVRRRTQYDLKKAKERAHILEGLKKATDIVDELIATIRACKGGMAEAKAAIMEQFGFDDPQADAIVKLQLGRLAGLEILKIEEELASLQAKIEDWEAILADDARVLAIVKDELLEMKKRFGDERRTEIQSVTGEVDIEDLIAEEQCVYTLTEAGYIKRQLKATYQAQRRGGRGISGMTRKEEDIVQEMFVGSTHDYVLFVTDRGRLFRIKGYTIAEGSRTSKGMNIVNLLQLAEGEKVTNMICQSKDAEQSGGYVTMVTKQGLIKRTPLEQYANIRKSGLIGIALNEGDALAWTRLTSGHDMLIVATRNGQAIRFNEENARPMGRNGHGVRAIRLAEGDEVVGVCICREGGTVLTVTENGKGRRSDIDTYRITARGGKGIRNYDVSRDKVAAVKIVDDVDDVLLSSQEGIIIRLHANEIPLQSRYGSGVRVMRLGENDKVMVLARTDHDDEAQTEKIDASEADAEPTAEQLAEMEAADAAAATEAPEADPEEKE
- a CDS encoding glycosyltransferase family 2 protein, encoding MAEKKCPEISVIVPVYKVEKYLNECINSILAQTFAQFELILVDDGSPDGCPALCDAAALRDDRVRVIHQKNGGVGAARNTGLDAAKGKWITFVDSDDTVAPRYLEAMYRKAVAEQADAAVCDFRLTDESGKDKHRVERLIKDETLTRHEVLSKMMLAPFPGMCCKLYRTELIGAHRFGNRTIGEDATFQVEVFSEANKVVCIAQALYDYRQVTESAMHSKRTVRNLEDQVAANYAMFTCAREQGLTDVLCVYYWLIVKYFVQNWRAITPAERKSPQAQRALECRRTAWQQLKQSGAVTPAHVFQAAVHRVAPALYLKLKH
- a CDS encoding manganese efflux pump MntP, yielding MEWSFVFFLNSVLLGVGLAMDAFSVSMANGLHDPKMTKSTMVKIAGTFGLFQAAMPMIGWVCVHTIVELFASFESLIPWIALALLGYIGGKMLLDGIHGEEAEEAAELSAGALFMQGVATSIDALSVGFTISEYGWLMALTAAVIIAVVTFFICMVGLRIGKKFGTQLSGKASILGGVILIGIGLEIFITGVF
- a CDS encoding GntR family transcriptional regulator, translated to MEQQYKTDAEIYAVLEREIIDLTIRPGSSLSENPLCARFGAPRSLIRVVLQKLQENGLVRIVPYKGTTVTRLNRRIVDELIYERTAVEGRILRDFAPIATPAQRAQIRARVDAYEALARAETPDFNKLYEADCRLHETWFAAMDKMYLWSTLQNAHADYSRFRMLDTMTTGGLDEVIADHRNLLNAIERCDLAAFEPLVERHLYGGIRRLGSKLTKEYADFFEPETVK
- a CDS encoding RluA family pseudouridine synthase, translating into MILYEDAALVVLDKPAGLSSEEGVPAALRAHWNAPDAFVGVVHRLDTGVSGLMVYARTPAAAAALSRQVTQSQDAYAVQDGRAEGKAAAPQFVKQYRAVIAGAPDAQLPAAGVLRDYLFKDSRKGRVFPVSRPRKGVREAVLEYRILATAGESSLAEITLHTGRTHQIRVQFASRKHPLYGDGKYGSRQKGSIALQSCGLRFVHPDTGKPMAFSLPLPAAAPWKEFFK
- a CDS encoding NUDIX domain-containing protein gives rise to the protein MNDTVHFEKTLSSETLFEGRVITLTKDTALLENGKTATREVVHHHGGACILPYFADGTICMVRQFRYAMQQQLWELPAGKLEKGEDPFAAAKRELEEECGLTADNYISLGEFYPTVGYDTEVIYTWVATGLHETKMHLDADEFLTPDRVPLEKAYQMVMSGEIKDGKTIAGILKLKALLAEGKL